The Bos indicus x Bos taurus breed Angus x Brahman F1 hybrid chromosome 15, Bos_hybrid_MaternalHap_v2.0, whole genome shotgun sequence genome includes a window with the following:
- the ZNF202 gene encoding zinc finger protein 202 isoform X1, producing MATALEPEDQDLWEEEGILMVKLEDDFPCRPESVSQRDDPVLETSHQNFRRFRYQEAASPREALIRLRELCRQWLRPERRTKEQILELLVLEQFLTVLPGELQSWVRGQRPESGEEAVTLVEGLQKQPRRPRRWVTVHVHGQEVLSEETVPPGAEPGSPSELQDPAQTLTPEELREETTQSPDLGASEEQTLCQESELQPLQESEVPVLQNPALPEERNSGNSEMVALLTALSQGLVAFKDVAVCFSQDQWSDLDPTQKEFYGEYVLEDDCGIVVSLSFPIPRLDEISHVREEEPLVPDVPEPQEPEEPEILSFTYTGDGSDDEEECPGQEDLSLEDPHRSVSGDTEIHQTPDWEIVFEDDPGRLNERRLGTKMSQVSSSMNLQETMPVHLLLGRHHNCPVCGKSFTCNSHLIRHLRTHTGEKPYKCMECGKSYTRSSHLARHQKVHRTNAPHKYPLNRRSLGEAAPLVQAERTPPVEKPYRCEDCGKHFRWTSDLVRHQRTHTGEKPFFCTICGKSFSQKSVLTTHQRIHLGGKPYLCGECGEDFSDHRRYLAHRKTHAAEELYLCSECGRCFSHSAAFAKHLRGHASVRPCRCSECGKSFSRRDHLIRHQRTHTGEKPFTCPTCGKSFSRGYHLIRHQRTHSQKAS from the exons ATGGCTACTGCCTTGGAGCCGGAGGACCAGGATCTTTGGGAAGAAGAGGGAATTCTCATGGTGAAACTGGAAGATGACTTCCCCTGTCGGCCGGAGTCTGTCTCACAGAGGGATGACCCTGTGCTTGAGACGTCACACCAGAACTTCCGGCGCTTCCGCTACCAGGAAGCAGCCAGCCCGCGGGAAGCCCTCATCCGACTCCGAGAACTGTGTCGTCAGTGGCTGAGGCCAGAGCGCAGGACGAAGGAGCAGATCCTGGAGCTGCTGGTGCTCGAGCAGTTCCTCACTGTCCTGCCCGGAGAGCTGCAGAGCTGGGTGCGGGGCCAGCGGCCCGAGAGCGGCGAGGAGGCCGTGACCCTGGTGGAGGGTTTGCAGAAACAGCCCAGGAGACCAAGGCGGTGG GTGACTGTCCATGTTCACGGCCAGGAAGTCCTGTCCGAGGAGACAGTGCCTCCAGGAGCAGAGCCCGGGTCACCTAGTGAGCTGCAGGACCCTGCACAGACCTTGACCCCCGAGGAGCTCCGTGAGGAGACCACACAGAGCCCAGATCTGGGGGCGTCAGAAGAGCAGACCCTGTGCCAGGAGTCGGAGCTCCAGCCCCTGCAGGAGAGCG AGGTTCCAGTGCTCCAGAACCCAGCCCTTCCTGAAGAGAGGAACTCTGGAAACTCCGAGATGGTCGCCCTTCTCACTGCTCTATCACAG GGCTTGGTCGCTTTCAAGGATGTGGCCGTATGCTTCTCCCAGGACCAGTGGAGCGATCTGGATCCAACCCAGAAAGAGTTCTATGGGGAATACGTCTTGGAAGACGACTGTGGAATCGTGGTCTCCCTGT CCTTTCCAATCCCCAGACTGGACGAGATCTCCCATGTCAGAGAAGAAGAGCCTCTGGTCCCAGACGTCCCAGAGCCTCAGGAGCCTGAAGAGCCAGAAATTCTGAGTTTTACCTATACAG GAGACGGGAGTGACGACGAAGAAGAGTGTCCTGGGCAAGAAGATCTGAGTTTGGAGGATCCACACAGGTCTGTGTCAGGAGATACAGAAATTCACCAAACTCCAGACTGGGAAATAGTCTTTGAGGATGATCCCGGTAGACTTAATGAAAGAAGATTAGGCACAAAGATGTCTCAAGTCAGTAGTTCAATGAACCTTCAGGAAACCATGCCCGTCCACCTGCTGTTAGGGAGACATCATAACTGTCCTGTGTGTGGAAAGAGTTTCACTTGTAACTCCCACCTCATTCGACACCTGAGAACTCACACGGGAGAGAAGCCCTATAAATGCATGGAGTGTGGGAAGAGCTACACACGGAGCTCCCATCTCGCCAGGCACCAAAAGGTACACAGGACCAACGCTCCTCACAAATACCCGCTAAACCGGAGGAGTCTGGGTGAGGCCGCCCCTCTGGTCCAGGCGGAGAGAACCCCACCCGTGGAGAAGCCCTATAGGTGTGAGGACTGCGGGAAGCACTTCCGCTGGACTTCCGACCTCGTCAGGCACCAGAGGACgcacacgggcgagaagccctTCTTCTGTACCATCTGTGGCAAAAGCTTCAGCCAGAAATCCGTGCTCACCACCCACCAAAGAATCCACCTCGGAGGCAAGCCCTACCTGTGCGGGGAATGTGGCGAGGACTTCAGCGACCACAGGAGGTACCTGGCCCACCGGAAGACACACGCGGCCGAGGAGCTGTACCTGTGCAGCGAGTGCGGGCGCTGCTTCAGCCACAGCGCCGCCTTCGCCAAGCACCTGCGGGGACACGCCTCGGTGAGGCCCTGCCGCTGCAGCGAGTGTGGGAAGAGCTTCAGCCGGAGGGACCACCTCATCAGGCACCAGCGGACACACACAGGCGAAAAGCCGTTCACGTGCCCCACATGCGGAAAGAGCTTCAGCAGAGGCTACCACTTAATCAGGCACCAGAGGACCCATTCACAAAAGGCCTCCTAG
- the ZNF202 gene encoding zinc finger protein 202 isoform X2 produces MVALLTALSQGLVAFKDVAVCFSQDQWSDLDPTQKEFYGEYVLEDDCGIVVSLSFPIPRLDEISHVREEEPLVPDVPEPQEPEEPEILSFTYTGDGSDDEEECPGQEDLSLEDPHRSVSGDTEIHQTPDWEIVFEDDPGRLNERRLGTKMSQVSSSMNLQETMPVHLLLGRHHNCPVCGKSFTCNSHLIRHLRTHTGEKPYKCMECGKSYTRSSHLARHQKVHRTNAPHKYPLNRRSLGEAAPLVQAERTPPVEKPYRCEDCGKHFRWTSDLVRHQRTHTGEKPFFCTICGKSFSQKSVLTTHQRIHLGGKPYLCGECGEDFSDHRRYLAHRKTHAAEELYLCSECGRCFSHSAAFAKHLRGHASVRPCRCSECGKSFSRRDHLIRHQRTHTGEKPFTCPTCGKSFSRGYHLIRHQRTHSQKAS; encoded by the exons ATGGTCGCCCTTCTCACTGCTCTATCACAG GGCTTGGTCGCTTTCAAGGATGTGGCCGTATGCTTCTCCCAGGACCAGTGGAGCGATCTGGATCCAACCCAGAAAGAGTTCTATGGGGAATACGTCTTGGAAGACGACTGTGGAATCGTGGTCTCCCTGT CCTTTCCAATCCCCAGACTGGACGAGATCTCCCATGTCAGAGAAGAAGAGCCTCTGGTCCCAGACGTCCCAGAGCCTCAGGAGCCTGAAGAGCCAGAAATTCTGAGTTTTACCTATACAG GAGACGGGAGTGACGACGAAGAAGAGTGTCCTGGGCAAGAAGATCTGAGTTTGGAGGATCCACACAGGTCTGTGTCAGGAGATACAGAAATTCACCAAACTCCAGACTGGGAAATAGTCTTTGAGGATGATCCCGGTAGACTTAATGAAAGAAGATTAGGCACAAAGATGTCTCAAGTCAGTAGTTCAATGAACCTTCAGGAAACCATGCCCGTCCACCTGCTGTTAGGGAGACATCATAACTGTCCTGTGTGTGGAAAGAGTTTCACTTGTAACTCCCACCTCATTCGACACCTGAGAACTCACACGGGAGAGAAGCCCTATAAATGCATGGAGTGTGGGAAGAGCTACACACGGAGCTCCCATCTCGCCAGGCACCAAAAGGTACACAGGACCAACGCTCCTCACAAATACCCGCTAAACCGGAGGAGTCTGGGTGAGGCCGCCCCTCTGGTCCAGGCGGAGAGAACCCCACCCGTGGAGAAGCCCTATAGGTGTGAGGACTGCGGGAAGCACTTCCGCTGGACTTCCGACCTCGTCAGGCACCAGAGGACgcacacgggcgagaagccctTCTTCTGTACCATCTGTGGCAAAAGCTTCAGCCAGAAATCCGTGCTCACCACCCACCAAAGAATCCACCTCGGAGGCAAGCCCTACCTGTGCGGGGAATGTGGCGAGGACTTCAGCGACCACAGGAGGTACCTGGCCCACCGGAAGACACACGCGGCCGAGGAGCTGTACCTGTGCAGCGAGTGCGGGCGCTGCTTCAGCCACAGCGCCGCCTTCGCCAAGCACCTGCGGGGACACGCCTCGGTGAGGCCCTGCCGCTGCAGCGAGTGTGGGAAGAGCTTCAGCCGGAGGGACCACCTCATCAGGCACCAGCGGACACACACAGGCGAAAAGCCGTTCACGTGCCCCACATGCGGAAAGAGCTTCAGCAGAGGCTACCACTTAATCAGGCACCAGAGGACCCATTCACAAAAGGCCTCCTAG